The genomic window CGGCGAGGCCCCCGACAACCAGGGGCCACCACGCGGGCACAGCCGCGAGAAGGCGGCTCGCAGGGACGTCGGGACGGCGCGCTCCGCGACCATCTTCGCCGTCGCCGCACTGGTCACCCTCCTCGCGGGGGTCGTGCTGGAGCGCAGCGGCGAGGCCGTCGCCGACCGGATCGGGCTGTCGGGCGTCCTGTTCGGCGGGACGGTGCTCGCCGCCGCGACGTCGCTGCCCGAGGTCTCGACCGGTCTCGCGTCCGTCCGCGCCGGGGACTACCAGCTCGCGGTCAGCGACATCTTCGGCGGCAACGCGTTCCTCCCGGTGCTGTTCCTCCCGGCGACGCTGCTCTCCGGGCAAGCAGTGCTGACGCACGCCGAGGGCACCGACATCTATCTCACCGCGCTCGCGATGCTGCTCACGCTCGTCTACGCGGCCGGCCTGCTGTTCCGTCCGCGCCGCCGCATCGCGGGGATGGGCATCGACTCCCTGACCGCGCTAGTCCTGTACGCGGTAGGCGTCGCGGGCCTCTTCGCGATAGTCACCACATCCTGACCTCCCCGGCTGGTCATCCGGCGGCTCCTCCTTTGGTCGATGGTTCGGGACGTCAGGCCGCCGGCGCGTACCGCGGACGCCCGGCCGGGCGGAGAACCTGGATCGTCACGCCCTTGGAGTCGACGCGCGACTCGACCAGGTCGAGTGCGAGATCAGGACCCGCGTCGGGGAACAGCCGCGCGCCCTGCCCGACGACCACCGGGACGGTGATCATGATCATCTCGTCCACCAGCCCGTTCTCCAGCAGCCACCGGGTCAGGATGCCGCTGCCGTGGACCTGGAGTTCACCGCCCGGCCGGGACTTCAGCTCGCGGACGGCCGCCGCGACGTCCCCCGACAGGACCGTCGTACCCGACCACGCGGCGTCCGTGAGCGTCCTCGACGCCACGTACTTGGGCCGCGTGTTCAACGATTCGATGACTCCCGCCCACGCGGGCGCGTCCTGGACCGTCATCGTCCCCCACGAGCCGGCGAACAGCTCGTAGGTCCGCCGTCCGAACAGGAACGCGTCGGCGCGCCGATACGTCCGGTCGATGAACGCGCGGGTGTCGCCGTCGCCCTTCCCGAGCGCCCACCCGCCGCGCTCGAACCCGTTCCTGCGGTCCTCGTCCGACGCGCCCCCGTTGCCCTGCACGACACCGTCGATGGTCATCTGCGTCACGGTGGTCAGCTTCATGATCGCTCCCGCTGTCCTCGTCGCCGCCCCTCACGGCCGGCCTCACCCCTGCTACGAACGCGACCACCCCGACCCGACACCCCGTCCCCAACTTCCAAGAAACATTCAGCACCCGTCCCCCACCCAATTCACGCACGCGGGCGACACCGACATCTAACTCACGGCGCTCGGGATGCTGCTCACGCTCGTCTACGCGGTCGAACGGCTGTTCCGTCCGCGCCGCCGTATCGCCGGCATGGGCACGGACTCGCTGGCCGCCCTGGTCCTGCACGGGATCGATGTCGCCGTGCTGTTCGCCATCACCATGACGAGTTGACCGCCCGCCGACGCGTTCTTCCGGCGGCGCGGTGCCCGCAGGCCGGCGCTGCGCGACCGTCACCGCGGCTGCGCCGTCGATAACCCACGGGCTATCGGCCCGCACGGATATTGCATCATTCGCCCATTGCAGGTCCCGCGGAACTCGTGGCAAGGTTTGGAACAATCCAAAAGGACACGCCGCCATCGGCATCGGCGGCCATTTCGTGCATGAGGACGGGGGGCGGATATGAGAACGAAGATCATCAAGGCCGCGATCGGGTTCAGCGCCGCGGCGGTAGTGGCAGGAATCGGATTGGCGGCACCGGCCCAGGCGGCTCCCCAGAAGGGCCAGCACTGCGTGACCGTCATCGGCAAGGCGGCGAAGGGAAAGATGTCGCCGGTCGTGTCCAAGACCTGCGCCGACGGCAAGGACGCGCCGTCCCTGAAGGCGGCAGCCGCCTCGTCCACGCTGCTCATGGTGGCCTACGAGAACACTGTGGGCAACGGCGGGGCACAGATGGAAATCCGCGGAAACGCCGGCCCGTGCGACATCGACGGCTACCGCTACCGCTTTACGGGATACATGGCGAACAGGACTTCCGCGTTCCAAACGTATTCGTACTGCAACCTCGTGACGGGCTATGACCTCATCAACTACTCCGGCGACCGGATGACCTGGCGCAACGGCCTCCCCACGATGTACGTCGACTATGTGGGAGCCATGAACGACAGGATCGAGTCGCTCTGGATACGCCGCGAGTAATCGCCGCCGCCCCGCCGGGGAAATGGTCGCACACGCCCGGCCGAACCGCCCCGCGGCCGGGCGTGCGCGATCGAGGCCGATCACCGAAGGTGACCTGCCAGATGGTGGAGTGCCGGGACGAGGCCGGGGTGATCGTCGAGTTCGGCGCGCTTGAGGAGGCGGGCGACGGCCGCCGCGTCCAGGATTTCGCAGAGCCAGGCGCGGTACGCCGCGTCCGCCTCCTCGGTCACGGCGGGGGCGGGCCGACGATCCGGCGCAGGTAGGCGGCGGGGTCGCCGAGGTAGCGGCGATAGTGGTCGACCATGTCCAGGTCGTCCCAGGACGTGCGGCGGAGGCCGTGCTCGCCGACTTCCACGATGTCCGCGCCGGGCAGCGCCGAGATGATCGGTGAGTGTGTCGCACAGACGACCTGCGCGCCCGTGCGCCCGAGTTCGTCCAGCAGGCCGACGAGCCGGAGGCAGGACGTGAAGGACAAGGCGGCTTCGGGCTCGTCCAGGAGGTAGAGGCTGGGCTCGCGGAACATCGAGTCCAGGATGGTCCAGAAGCCCTCGCCGTGGCTCTGCTCCAGCACGTCGGCGTCCCAGTAGCCGTTCATGCCCGAGACGGTCTCCGCGAGCCCGAACACCGTCTCGGCCCGGAGGAAGAACCCCTTCTTGCGGGCTCGCGGGCCACCGCGCATCCGCGCGCCCGCGGCCGTCAGGTCGAGGTCGATCACCTGGCCGAGCGGCGTGCGCGGCCGGTTGTTGCTGTATTTGCGTCCCGCCCGTCCGCCGCGCGCGTCCAGCCCGAACCCCTCGGCGATCGCTTCGAGCAGCGTGCTCTTCCCCGACGCGTTCTCGCCGACGAGGAAGGTCACCGGCCGCGCGAACTCCAGCCCGTCCCGCGTGACCTCGGCGATCGCCGGAACGGTGAACGGCCACTGATCCCATGGAACCTGATCGGCGAGGATGCGCAACCTTCGGACGAACAACAGGACCTCTCTTCCTCGACAGCGGGGACGCACGCACCAACCGGAACACAGTTCCGCCGGGGAACGAACGAGGGGCCGCACTGCGGGTCGCACGCCTTGGGCACCACGCGCTTCCGGCAGGGACGCACCGGCGGTCGCCGCTGGGGCCGGGGCCATCGCGACCCCGACAGAAACTCGCGCAGCGACGCCCGTCGAACGCTACTCACCGACATCCAAAGAGAGAGCACGCACGGTGATATGTCCTCGTCCGGTGACACGGTCGCGATGCCGTGGCAGCAGTTTGCCGGGGAGCTCGGACGGATCAAGATGCTGGTCGTGGGCGGCGCGGCCGGACGGGCGTGGTCGAGGCAGAGCGGGTGGCGCCGAGTGCTTCGCGTTTGCGCGGGCCTCGGTGACGCGCTGGGCATCGTCGGTGGCGACGCGCAGCGGGACGCCAAGCTGGACGGCCTTCTCGATGTTCGCCCGCGTGCGCGCGTGGCTCGAGCGCCCGGTGATCGCGTTGTCAGGAATGTCGCCGTCGAAGATGAAGGGGAGCTTGTCGCCTTTCGTTCTCATTGGGGCTGAGTGGTGGGGATGAGGCGCGCCGTGTAGCCAGCGTGGATGAGGCGTTCGTAGGCGTCGTGGACGGCAGCAGGCATGGGCTGCGGGATCGCGAAGCCTTTGCCGGGGTAGACCAGGATGCGCTGGGTGTCGCCTACGAGCATGGAGATGACGCGGTCGGCGTCGCCGATGGTAGCGACGTAGGCGTCCAGCGGTAGCGGCCTGGACGCGCAGGAAATGGCGAGTTCGGGCCAGAGTTTACGGGCGGTGGCGTAGGCGCGGCGCTGCTGGTAGGGCCGCGAGATGAGGATTGCCGAAGCGACGGTGATGTCGTGGTCGGCCAAGAGCCGGCGAGTGTTCGCGATGTTCTCGCCGGTGTTGGTGGCGTGAGTCTCGATCAGGATCGCCGTGTCAGGGACGCCGTTGTCGAGGGCGTGTTCGCGGTAGTGGACGGCTTCGCCGCGCGGGAAGCGCTCAACAGTGGTAGGGGCGTTCGCGCCGGTGAACACGATGCGCGGGACGAGGCCGCGGTGGTACAGGTCGGCGGCGCAAGTGGCGACGCCGAGATCGTGGCTGCCGAGTCCGATGGCGATGTCCGCAGGACGCAGCGGGTGGTGCATGTCGTGGTAGTTCCACAAGATTTCCACGTCGCCGCGATGGGCGGCCGGGATCGTGCTCGTCATCGGATGCCTCACTCGGGGATGGTGAAGGAGTAGGTCCAGGAAAAACGAGAGGCGGCATGGATGCCGCGCGCGAATTCGACGGCGCGGCTTTGGGCGGCATAGGTGGTGCGGTGCAGTTCGATCACCGGTTCCCCGGCGGGGAGGGCGAGTAGCTCGATCTCCTCCTGGGTGGGCATTCGGCCGCGCAGTGTCTCGGTGATGCTGTCGGGTTCGAGGCCCCGGCCGGTGAGGACGGCGAAGCCGCCGCCGTGGCCCGCCGGTCCCGGTGAGGGATCGATCAAAGGCGTGCCTTCGACGTCCTCGGTGCGGTAATAGCTGGTCAGTGTGTGGGTCGGCGTCTGGCCGTCCTTGATGAGGCGGGCGCGCTCGTAGACGGGCGTCCCCTCATCGATTCCCAGAGCGGTGGCCACGACGGGGTCGGCCGGGACCTGGCGGACCTGTTGGGTCTGGTCGGTGAGTTTCCACTCCCGCTGTGAGCCTTCGCGGTCGGCGGCGAAGGCGACGAGGCCGGACTTCCACTTCCGCTTGGCGTAGCGGTCTACGCCGAGGCGTTTCATGGGCGGGTGCTGGCGGACGACGGTGCCGCGTCGGCGCACGGGCGTGACCAGACCTTCGGCTTCCAGGAGCCGGACCGCTTGCCGGACGGTCTTGATGTTGACCCCGTGCTCGGCGGCGATCTCATCCTGTTTCGGCAGCGTGCTGCCCGGTGGGTGGTCGCCGCGCTGGATCGCCTGGCGCAGGACGTCGGCAAGGTCGCGGTATCCGGTGGTCATGACCTCCCTCTCGGTTCGGAACCCGATCATTATGTCTCACCCCAGCCTATAGAGCTAGCTCTATTGACATCGAACACCAGCCCGTGTGAGATAGAGCTAGCTCTAAAAGGTGCAGGTCGCCGTGATCCGACTTGCAGGAGAGCGCAGCCGATGCGGCGCACTTGCCGCGTCGACCGGAGCGAAGGAAAGAGGTGAAAGTGATGGACACAACGGTCAGTGGGCCACCGTCCAACCAGCGGCTCGTGTTCCTGGAGGCGCTGGGCCTCACGATGCGCGAGCGCTACCCCGAGGTGGGTGCCCGAATCTCGCAGTTCAAGGCGGGCCTGCCGCCGATGCTGCGGCTCGCCTGGCACGACGCCACGGAGGACGTCGGGTGCGACCTCTCCAACGAAGGATGGGCGTTCGTCTGGGGCTTCGACCCCCGCAACGTCATCGGCCCTGCAGGCGATCTGGTGAGCGCGTCCTTCGCCGTCGCGAACGTCCTCGGCATCCGCCGCCACCCGGACCGCTGATGTCCCGGGACGACCTCCGCACCGTCACGGCCGGGCTTTCCGCCTTCGGACGCTTCGCCGCCGAGGTCGTCCACGGCCGCCTGTCCGTCCAGCCGACCGTCCGCCGTCTCCTGTCCAGGTCGAACGAGCGTCCGCGATGAACGCGCTCCCCGCGCCGCCCGCCCGATCCGTTCCATTCAATCCAGCGGGGCCGCGCAGGACGCGAGCACCTGGCAGATCCCGGTGCCTCACCGGACGTCCCCGACCCATGAACTCCTCCGGGTGGGGCGGGGTGGGCGGGCCCTCGGCTCGCCGGTCCCGACGAGGGGACTCCACCCGGAGGGCCCCGCGTCCACGGCCCCGTCCGGCTACGCGGGCCCGGTCGCGGACGCGCCGCCCGGCGGGACGGTCATGAACAGGTCCGCAGCGTCGAAGCGGGACACATGCTGTCGCGAGACCCGGTCAGCGGCGAGCCGTCCGGCACCGGGTCCCGCGTCCCGGCGTCCGGCGCACCGCGCCCGGACCGCCGGTAACCCTCAACCCCTCCGGGCCGCGCCGGGCGCCGTCGCGCACGACGTGCCGGGCGATCGGTCCGCGCACGGCCCGGAGGTCCCCGTCCGAAGCACCATCCGACCCGAACGAAACGTAAGGCGATGACCGACTCCACGAACCCCAAAGAGAACCAGCCGACCCTCTACACGCCGTCCGAGGTGGCGCAGTTCTTCCGCGTCGACCCCAATACCGTCACGCGATGGGCGCGGACCGGGACGCTGAACCCGATCACGCTGCCGTCCGGGCACCGGCGCTACCACGCGACCGAGATCCACGAGCTGCTCGAGATCGGCAACGCCAGGGAACCCGCCGCCCCGCTCCAGGAGGCCGAGTTCGTGCCCGGCCTCCGCGCGCTGGCCGTGCTCCAGAGCGTCGTCCGCGACTACTTCGACGGCGACCCGTCCGCCGTCGTGAAGGCGCTCACCAACCCCTGATCCCTGCAAGCTCGTCGGCCGGATGTTCTCGACGTCCGGCCGACGAGCTGCCGCCGCGGTGCGTCCGAGGTCAGGAGCAGAGGGAGAGGACGGCCGGGCCGTAGCGGTCCAGTTTCACCTTTCCGACGCCCGGGATCTGGGCCAGGTCCTCCAGGGTCTCGGGGGCGCGTTCGGCTATCGCTTGGAGGGTCGCGTCGGTGAAGACGACGTAGGCCGGGACGCGTTGTTCCGCCGAGATCTCGGCCCGCCAGTCCTTCAGGGCGACCAGGACGTTCTCGTTCATCTCCGCCGGGCAGTCCTCGCAGCGGCCCAGCTTGCGCTCCACCGCCGCCGTCAGCGGACGCCCGCACACCCGGCACGGCTGGGGGCCCTTGGCCACGCGGCGGGTCTTAATCCGGTCGACGGACGGTGGGGCGTGCGTGGACGCCTTGGGCGTCAGGCCGTCCAGGAAGCGCGACGGCTGCCGCTGACGGCCGCCGCCCGGCGAGCGCGCCAGGCCCCAGGACAGGTGCAGGTGCTCGCGGGCTCGCGTCACGCCCACGTAGAGGAGTCGGCGTTCCTCTTCGACGGCCGCCGGGGTGTCCGCGTAGATGATCGGCATCATGCCCTCGACCAGCCCGACCAAGAACACCGCGTCCCACTCCAGGCCCTTCGCCGCGTGCAGGGACGCCAGCGTCACGCCCTCCAGCGGCGGCGCGTGCTGGGCCGCCGCGCGGACCTCCAGCTCGGCGACGAAGTCCGGCAGGGACGCGCGCGGATTGTCCGCCGCCATGTCCTCGGCCAACTGCGCCAGCGCGGCCAACGACTCCCAGCGCGCCCGCGGCGCGCCCGCGCCCTCCGGCGGACGGTCGCTGAACCCCGCGCCCGACAGCACGTGCCGCACGGTGTGGATGAGGCCCGTCCCGTCGGTCTCGGCGTCCGCGCCGGCCCGGGACGCGCCGCGCAGCCGCACCACCGCCTCGCGCACCTCGGGACGCTCGAAGAACCGCTCCGCCCCCCGCACCACGTACGGGACGTTCTGCGACGCCAGCGCCGACTCGTACGCCTGCGACTGCGCGTTCACCCGGAACAGCACCGCGATCTCCCGCGCGGGCACGCCCTTCTCGACCAGCTCCCGCGCGCGGCGCGCCACGTCCTCGGCCTCGGCGATCTCGTCGGCGTAGGCGGTGAAGTCGGGCTCGGGGCCGGGCGGGCGCTGCGCGACCAGCTCCAGCCGGTGCCGCCGCGCCTCCTCCCCGACCGCCCGGTCGATCACCCCGTTGGCCAGCGCGACGACCTGCGGCGTGGAGCGGTAGTCGCGGACGAGCTTGACCACCGTCGCGTCCGGGAACTCGCGCGTGAAGTCCAGCAGGTAGCGCGGCGTGGCCCCGGTGAACGAGTAGATCGTCTGGTTGGGGTCGCCGACGACGCACAGGTCGTCCCGGTCGCCGAGCCACATCGACAGCAGCAGCTTCTGGAGCGGGTTGACGTCCTGGAACTCGTCCACCACGAAGTGCCGGTACTGCTCGCGGACCTCCCGCGCGACCTCGGGATGCTCGCCGATCACCGCCGCCGTCAGCTCCAGCATCCCCTCGAAGTCGAGCAGGTTGCGCTCGCGGCGGAGCTGCTCGTACATCGCGTAGAGGTTGGCGACGTCCACCACGTTCACCGAGGACTTGCGGCCGGCCCGCGCGACGCCCGCCGCGTAGTCCTCGGGACGGTGCTGGGTGACCTTCGCCCACTCGATCTCGTCCGCGACGGCGCGCAGCTCGGTGCCGCCGAGCGACACCCGGCACACCGACGCGGCCTCCCGGACGAGCGGGATCTTCGATTTCAGGATCGTCGGCCGGTCGCCCCCGATCACGCGCGGCCAGAAGTAGGAGAGCTGGCGCAGCGCGGCGGCGTGGAACGTCCGGGCCTGGACGCCGGTCGCGCCCAGCCGGGTGAGCCGCCCCCGCAGCTCCCCCGCCGCCCGGTTGGTGAACGTCAGGGCGAGGACGCGCTGCGGGCTCATCCGCCCGGTGAGGATGGCGTAGGCGATCCGGTGGGTGATCGCGCGCGTCTTGCCCGTCCCGGCTCCGGCGAGCACGCACACCGGACCGCGCACGGCCTCGGCGACCGCGCGCTGTTCCGGGTCGAGGCCCGCGAGCACCGCCTGTGCGTCCATGGGGGTCATCCTTGCAGGAGGGACGGACGGAGCGAAGCGGGGACGAGGGGTTGTGGATAACCTCCGGAATGCCGCACACTGCGGCGCTGTTGTTCCAGACGCCGAGACGCCCGAGCAGCGAGGAGACGACGCACCGATGGCCACGCCCCTCACCATGTACACGACGACCTGGTGCGGATTCTGCCGCCGACTGAAGTCCCAGCTCGCCCGCGAGGGCATCGAGATGGTGGAGATCGACATCGAGCGCGACCCCGCCGCCGCCGAGTTCGTGATGAGCGTGAACGGCGGCAACCAGACCGTCCCGACCGTGACGATCGGCGACGACGTGGTGCTGACGAACCCCAGCGCCAAGGAGGTCAAGCGGCACCTGACGGAGCTCGGCGCCCTCTGACCGACCGCGGAGAGCCCGTCCGTCCGGACGGGCTCTCGGCGTCTCAGAAGTCCGGCATCTTCGGCAGCGGCCCGCCGTACCAGCGCATGATGAGCTGCGCGGCGATCGACAGCGGGCCGGGCGCGATGATGTCGCCGGATCCGATGGCGGCGGTCAGCTCGTCCCGCGAGTACCAATCGGCGTCGGTTATCTCGTCGCTGTCCGGACGCAGGAGCGTCGAACCGTCCGCCCGCGCGAAGAACCCAAGCATGAGGCTCTGCGGCAGCGGCCACGGCTGGCTCCCGAGGTACCGGACGTCCCGGACCTCGATCCCGACCTCTTCGCGCACCTCCCGCGCGACGGCCTGCTCCAGCGACTCCCCGGGCTCCACGAACCCGGCGAGGATCGAGCGGCGGTCGGCGGGCCACTGCGGGCCGCGCGCGAGCAGGACGCGGTCGTCGTCGTCCCGGACGAGCATGATCACGGCCGGGTCGACGCGCGGGTGGTGCTCGCTGCCGTCGCTGGGGCAGACGCGGACGTGCCCGGCGGACTCGACGCGCGTCTCCGTCCCGCAGCGCGGGCAGAACCGGTGCGTGGCGTGCCAGTGCGCGAGCGCGACGGCGAGCGTCAGCAGCCCCGAGTCGCGGTCGCCGAGCAGCGCGCCGACGTGCCGGAGACCGGCGGGCTCGGCGCCCTCGACCTCCGGCAGCGGCCCGGGGACGGCGAAGTGCGGCGTCCCGTCGGGCTCGACGCCGAGCAGCCACGGGTCGCCGGGCGGGGCGTCGGCGGGCGCGACCTCGACCAGCGCGGTGCGGCCCGCGACGAGCGTGCGGCCCTTCTCCACGACCAGCACGCGGGCGCGCGGGTCCTTCCACAGCGCGGCGACCCAGTCCGCGTCGCGGCGGCGTTCGCCCGCGCGGTCCAGGTCCCCGCGGGCGAGGGCGAGCCATTCCAGCGGCGTATTTTCCACGTTCGTCCCTAACGCAGTGCGGCGGCGAGTTCGTCCCACAGGTACGCGGCGGCCTCCGCGCCCTTCAGCAGCAGCGGGATCTCGACCTTCTCGTTCGGCGCGTGGATGCGGTCGCCGGCCAGGCCGACGGCGAGGAAGACCAGCGGCGCGCCGAGGACGTCCGCGAGGTCGGCCTCGGGCCCGCTGCCGCCCTCGCGCGTGAACAGGATCTCGGTCCCGAACGCGCGCTCCATCGCGGCGCGGGCGGCGCGCACGCCGGGCGAGTCGATCGGGGAGAAGCACGGCCGGACGCCGCCGCCCGGGATCCGCACCTCGACCGCGACGCCCGGCGGCGTGTGCGCGGCGGCCCACGCCCGGAACTGCTCCTGGACGCGCGCCGGGTCCTGCCCCGCGACGAGCCGGAACGAGATCTTGGCGTGCGCCTCGCGCGGGACGATCGTCTTGCCGCCCGGCCCGGTGTGCCCGCCCCACATCCCGTTGACCTCGGCGGTCGGACGGGCCCAGACGCGTTCCAGCGTCGTATAACCGGCCTCGCCATATGCGGCGCGGCTGTTGCCCGCGGTGCGCAGCCACGCGTCCTCGTCGAACGGCAGCTTGGCGAACAGGACGCGCTCGTCGTCGGTCAGCGGGATCACGTCGTCGTAGAAGCCGGGGAGCGTGACGCGTCCGTCCGCGTCGTGCAGCGCGGCGACCATCGTCGCGAGCGCGTGCAGCGGGTTCGGGACGGCCCCGCCGAACGACCCGGAGTGCAGGTCGGTGTCCGGCCCGCGCACGGTCAGCTCGGCCTCGGTGAGTCCGCGCATCCCCGTGCACATGGACGGGACGTCCTCCGCCCACATCGTCGTGTCGCTGATGACGACGACGTCGCAGGCGAGCCGGTCGCGCCGCTCTCGCAGCAGGTCCGCGAAATGAACGGACCCGGACTCTTCCTCGCCCTCCACCAGCAGCTTCAGCGTGACCGGCGGCGCGGACGCACCGGACGCGGCCAGCCCGGCGCGCAACCCGAGCGTGTGGAAGAAGATCTGGCCCTTGTCGTCGGACGTGCCGCGACCGATCAGCCGGTCCCCGCGCTGGACGGGCGCGAACGGGTCGGTCTCCCATTCGTCCAGCGGCTCGACGGGCTGGACGTCGTGGTGCCCGTAGACGAGCGCGGCGGGCGCGGCGGCGTCGGCGGCGGGCCACTCGGCGAACACGGCCGGATGGCCGCCGGTCTCCCAGACCTCGACGGTCGGGAACCCGGTGCGCCGCAGGTGCGCGGCGAGCCATTCGGCGGAGCGCCGCACGTCCCCGGCACGCGCCGGGT from Actinomadura rubteroloni includes these protein-coding regions:
- a CDS encoding dipeptidase — encoded protein: MNDVVRYIAAHRDAFLSDLTEWLSIPSVSGDPARAGDVRRSAEWLAAHLRRTGFPTVEVWETGGHPAVFAEWPAADAAAPAALVYGHHDVQPVEPLDEWETDPFAPVQRGDRLIGRGTSDDKGQIFFHTLGLRAGLAASGASAPPVTLKLLVEGEEESGSVHFADLLRERRDRLACDVVVISDTTMWAEDVPSMCTGMRGLTEAELTVRGPDTDLHSGSFGGAVPNPLHALATMVAALHDADGRVTLPGFYDDVIPLTDDERVLFAKLPFDEDAWLRTAGNSRAAYGEAGYTTLERVWARPTAEVNGMWGGHTGPGGKTIVPREAHAKISFRLVAGQDPARVQEQFRAWAAAHTPPGVAVEVRIPGGGVRPCFSPIDSPGVRAARAAMERAFGTEILFTREGGSGPEADLADVLGAPLVFLAVGLAGDRIHAPNEKVEIPLLLKGAEAAAYLWDELAAALR
- a CDS encoding YdcF family protein; the encoded protein is MTSTIPAAHRGDVEILWNYHDMHHPLRPADIAIGLGSHDLGVATCAADLYHRGLVPRIVFTGANAPTTVERFPRGEAVHYREHALDNGVPDTAILIETHATNTGENIANTRRLLADHDITVASAILISRPYQQRRAYATARKLWPELAISCASRPLPLDAYVATIGDADRVISMLVGDTQRILVYPGKGFAIPQPMPAAVHDAYERLIHAGYTARLIPTTQPQ
- a CDS encoding dihydrofolate reductase family protein, with the protein product MKLTTVTQMTIDGVVQGNGGASDEDRRNGFERGGWALGKGDGDTRAFIDRTYRRADAFLFGRRTYELFAGSWGTMTVQDAPAWAGVIESLNTRPKYVASRTLTDAAWSGTTVLSGDVAAAVRELKSRPGGELQVHGSGILTRWLLENGLVDEMIMITVPVVVGQGARLFPDAGPDLALDLVESRVDSKGVTIQVLRPAGRPRYAPAA
- a CDS encoding sodium:calcium antiporter, with the translated sequence MPLLLAVFAGAAAAIWVAGVQLSAQTDVLSVRLHLGSALGGLILLAVATNLPEIAIVVGAATSGKVGLAVGNILGGIAIQTVVLVVLDAFGGTGRFPLTYRAASLLLVLEAALVVAVLAVVVAASQLPSGLIALRLAPGSVLIAILWAAGLFLLRKADGSLPWQASGEAPDNQGPPRGHSREKAARRDVGTARSATIFAVAALVTLLAGVVLERSGEAVADRIGLSGVLFGGTVLAAATSLPEVSTGLASVRAGDYQLAVSDIFGGNAFLPVLFLPATLLSGQAVLTHAEGTDIYLTALAMLLTLVYAAGLLFRPRRRIAGMGIDSLTALVLYAVGVAGLFAIVTTS
- a CDS encoding AAA family ATPase, giving the protein MFVRRLRILADQVPWDQWPFTVPAIAEVTRDGLEFARPVTFLVGENASGKSTLLEAIAEGFGLDARGGRAGRKYSNNRPRTPLGQVIDLDLTAAGARMRGGPRARKKGFFLRAETVFGLAETVSGMNGYWDADVLEQSHGEGFWTILDSMFREPSLYLLDEPEAALSFTSCLRLVGLLDELGRTGAQVVCATHSPIISALPGADIVEVGEHGLRRTSWDDLDMVDHYRRYLGDPAAYLRRIVGPPPP
- a CDS encoding ATP-dependent DNA helicase UvrD2, which produces MDAQAVLAGLDPEQRAVAEAVRGPVCVLAGAGTGKTRAITHRIAYAILTGRMSPQRVLALTFTNRAAGELRGRLTRLGATGVQARTFHAAALRQLSYFWPRVIGGDRPTILKSKIPLVREAASVCRVSLGGTELRAVADEIEWAKVTQHRPEDYAAGVARAGRKSSVNVVDVANLYAMYEQLRRERNLLDFEGMLELTAAVIGEHPEVAREVREQYRHFVVDEFQDVNPLQKLLLSMWLGDRDDLCVVGDPNQTIYSFTGATPRYLLDFTREFPDATVVKLVRDYRSTPQVVALANGVIDRAVGEEARRHRLELVAQRPPGPEPDFTAYADEIAEAEDVARRARELVEKGVPAREIAVLFRVNAQSQAYESALASQNVPYVVRGAERFFERPEVREAVVRLRGASRAGADAETDGTGLIHTVRHVLSGAGFSDRPPEGAGAPRARWESLAALAQLAEDMAADNPRASLPDFVAELEVRAAAQHAPPLEGVTLASLHAAKGLEWDAVFLVGLVEGMMPIIYADTPAAVEEERRLLYVGVTRAREHLHLSWGLARSPGGGRQRQPSRFLDGLTPKASTHAPPSVDRIKTRRVAKGPQPCRVCGRPLTAAVERKLGRCEDCPAEMNENVLVALKDWRAEISAEQRVPAYVVFTDATLQAIAERAPETLEDLAQIPGVGKVKLDRYGPAVLSLCS
- the nudC gene encoding NAD(+) diphosphatase: MENTPLEWLALARGDLDRAGERRRDADWVAALWKDPRARVLVVEKGRTLVAGRTALVEVAPADAPPGDPWLLGVEPDGTPHFAVPGPLPEVEGAEPAGLRHVGALLGDRDSGLLTLAVALAHWHATHRFCPRCGTETRVESAGHVRVCPSDGSEHHPRVDPAVIMLVRDDDDRVLLARGPQWPADRRSILAGFVEPGESLEQAVAREVREEVGIEVRDVRYLGSQPWPLPQSLMLGFFARADGSTLLRPDSDEITDADWYSRDELTAAIGSGDIIAPGPLSIAAQLIMRWYGGPLPKMPDF
- a CDS encoding mycoredoxin, which produces MATPLTMYTTTWCGFCRRLKSQLAREGIEMVEIDIERDPAAAEFVMSVNGGNQTVPTVTIGDDVVLTNPSAKEVKRHLTELGAL
- a CDS encoding GntR family transcriptional regulator, which translates into the protein MTTGYRDLADVLRQAIQRGDHPPGSTLPKQDEIAAEHGVNIKTVRQAVRLLEAEGLVTPVRRRGTVVRQHPPMKRLGVDRYAKRKWKSGLVAFAADREGSQREWKLTDQTQQVRQVPADPVVATALGIDEGTPVYERARLIKDGQTPTHTLTSYYRTEDVEGTPLIDPSPGPAGHGGGFAVLTGRGLEPDSITETLRGRMPTQEEIELLALPAGEPVIELHRTTYAAQSRAVEFARGIHAASRFSWTYSFTIPE